Genomic window (Mycosarcoma maydis chromosome 5, whole genome shotgun sequence):
CCGACATTCTTGACTTGCTCCTTGTGAGTTGACATTGCCAGACCAAAGCCGACGCGTagctcagtcacgagtggtgtCAAGTGGGTCGTAGTCCAGATTTCTCGATGCAAGAACGATGCCGAAATACCAGCCGTTCATGCTTGGGTGTATGTGGCTGTCCAACTAAGCGAGCTGCGAACTCAAGAACGTGCTCACCATTCCGTATTGCTACGCGCTTGAATTCATACTACAATAATCGTGCTGTagtgaagcacgaatcgtgaaaaaGAGATTCCTTAGACCCTTgatcattcacgatattGTTATGTACTGCCTACGGCTCACCATGACCTTTCTAGCTTCATCTCTCCGTGAAGATGTGCCATCAAGCTGGCGCAACGTGCTTGCTCTTCGCGCCGTTCTTCTCGACAGACTTGGAGCTTCACAGGCGCACGCTTTCGATCCGTCATACACGTGCATCTCGTTTGTCGCTAGATCATTGCCGCATTTTTACCGAGATGCCTCCGTTGCGCGGTCCTGACAAAGCCGGACAACCCCAttggaagaggagaggaaTAGGTGCTAAGCCGCCGCGCTAGTACTAGGCTCTGTACATAGTATTGCCGTCTCTCGCCGCCGCATCAAAACGGATCCTCACTCCAAGATCGTCCTCACTGTGCTCGCGAAAAGCATTTGGCCAGAATGTCACCAacctcttgctgctgccggcgGGCCGTCTCATCACCTGCGATCTTGCATCGAACCGGTCTCACCTAAGAAATTTTTATATAGATCCTTCCACAATCTTGTGCTTGGCAATCATGATGCTCAACCCCTCTCCTTCCCCCAGTGCTTCCTTCTTGTCAACAATGAAGCGCTCCACCCTTTCTTCCGTGCTGGCGCTCttcgccgctgccactgccacctTGGCGTACGAATACCCCCACGTCCCCGCAGACAAGACTACTCCGTCCCAGATCCGTCTTTCCTTCAAATCTCTCAACGCCGTCTCTGTCGCCTGGAACACCTATGAAAAGATCAACAAGCCATGCGTTGCCTACGGTACATCGGCGTCCAATCTCAACAAACGTGCCTGCTCGTCTACCTCGGAAACCTATCCAACCTCTCGCACATGGTTCAACAATGTCATTCTCGACAATCTCGCTCCTAGTACCACCTACTTCTACAGCATCGactcgtccaactcgagcACTCAGTCATTCAAGAGCGCACGCAGGCCCGGTGACACTTCGCCCTTTGCTTGCAACGCTGTCATCGACATGGGCGTCTATGGTCTCGACGGCTACACAACCACCAAGAAGCGAGACATCCCCTTTATTCCTCCCAGTTTAACGCATTCGACCATCGATCAGCTTGCGCAGAGTGTCGATCTGTACGACTTTGTCATCCATCCGGGAGACTTTGCCTATGCTGATGACTGGTTCTTGCGTCCTCAGAACCTGCTGAATGGGAAAGATGCCTATGCTGCCATCACCGAGCTCTTTTTCAATCAGTTGAGTTCCATCTCGTCAGTCAAGCCCTACATGGCGGGCCCGGGAAACCACGAAGCTGCCTGCCAGGAAGTCCTTTACTACCAGGGTGCTTGCCCTGAGGGTCAGTATAACTTTACCGATTTCTCTCACAGATTCGCTCCTAACATGCCCACCACATTTGTCTCGCAGAGCAAGGTCTCAGCTGCCAAGGCCAGCGCTACACTGGCTCGAAGCTTGGCCCTTCCACCCTTCTGGTACTCGTTCGACTACGGTATGGTTCACTTCATCTCCATCGACACCGAGACCGACTTTCCCTCGGCCCCGGACACGCCGAAACTCGGTGCGGGTCCCTATGGCCGCGCCAACCAACAGCTGGACTTCCTCAAGGCCGATCTTGCCTCGGTCGACCGCAAGGTTACCCCCTGGGTGGTTGCGATGGGCCATCGACCTTGGTATAGCACTGGTGGAAATGACAACATTTGCTCGGAATGTCAGGCTGCTTTTGAGGATCTGTTCTACCAGTACGGCGTTGATCTCTTTGTCGCAGGTCACGTTCACAACCTCCAACGTCACCAGCCCATCTACAAGGGAaccgtcgacgctgccaactTGAACGATCCCAAAGCTCCCTGGTACATTGTCGCCGGTGCAGCAGGTAATATTGAGGGCCTCGAGGGCTTCAACACTCAACCCTCTTACACCGTTTTCGCAGACAACGTCCACAACGGCTATGCTCGTCTCACTTTCCAGGATGTCAATCACTTGAAAGTCGAGATGATTCACTCGACTGACGGAGGcgtgctcgactcggctaTCCTTTACAAGAAGCACGCCGACCAATTTGTAAGACAGCCGCTCCCTGCCTCCACCAAAAAGAGATCCTTGCTCAACTCACTGTTCAACATCGGTGGAAGCTCGATTCGGCGCGATGTATGATTTGGTTTCTATAGATTTCCCACTAGAAAGCAGTCCATTTGGTGCAATGCGTTCTGTGATGCTGTGAATGCTTTTGTACtgcaactcacgactgtctGTGCGGGTGCGTGAGGATCTTTTCAGCTTTGAGCTTAGAAGATAAGGTGGAAACAACCGAGTTCAGAGGGTCGATTATGGATTTGATTTGTGACGCAGCCGATTTTGCGTTGGAGCGCACGTTGACGTTGCCGATACCGATGCACACCTCCACTCGTTAATCTGTGCTCTGCGCTTTGTTCTGTTCGCTTTCTTCCGAAAACTCGCCGATCTTTCAAGGTAGTctctgctggtgctgtcTGACCTGCTCtttcaccatcatcacctcAAATCAGCCAGAGCTGATGTCTCGAGCTGTTATGCTTCCTTGATACTCAACCGAGGCGCCCATTACGCCGCCTCAGACCGCTCCCCATAGGCAATGTCTTTGCTACGTCACACATCAGTGGCGGTACGCCTGTCCAGCCGCACACCGCTATCGCCGACACCTCGAGCGGCAACGCCAGCCAGGTTGATTGCTTCTTCTAGCACTAAAAGGGAACAACTGCAAGCATGTAAGACACACAACCACCAAGAGCCTCCTCAATCGGCAGTGTTGTCAGAAGAGCCGCAAAAGCTAGGCAAAAGAGCGcgcaaggcgctcaaggcaAGAGAGAGACAAGAGCAAGGAAGCATAGCAAAAGCGGCCAAAGAAAGTGCTCGATCAGAAGCACTCGAGATGGAATCGGCACGCTTGAATCAGCAAGGCGATACCATCGCGGTTCATGTAAAACCAGTGCTCAAAGTCAAGCATGTAATGAATGCGGCAGAGCATACAATGCCCGAAACAGCAACGCAGGACAAGGAGCTGGAGTTGAGGAGAGTGAAGATGGAAACCCAATATCATGGTGATCCTACGACTCGCTGGAGTGGGTCACTGTTCCGCAGTCATATATCATCACTTCTCTCTGGCTTTGGCACATCACCGAGTACGAGGCCTTTGCAAGAGAATGATTTGCCAACTGCGTCTTCCGCAACCGTCCCTTGGGCAAGCTTGGATTCGACATCAAAGGACTCAGATACAAACAGATCCGATATAGACAACAGttcaacaagctcgcgcTTCAGGAAAGACATGCCCTCGTCATCAACGTCCATGTCCAAGTCCGAGCGCATGGAGTCGCAGGCACGCGTTATCTTTCATGCCATTCGCGAAGCGCGAGAACGTGGCATGGTTGACGAAGACGAATCTTTCTTCTACCCGTACCCTGAGGGCGTGCCACCCAAGGATCTCGACGGCAAAGATACGGTATGGCTCAATCTCGGCCCAGACCCTGAAGCTTGGGGACGGGAGCTGCCTCAGGTCAAGGACAAATGGCTCGAAGTTCTTTCTCTCGGTCTTGCAAAGGAGATAAACGATCAGGCTTCCACCCCTAGCTCGGCACCATTCGAGGATGCCGATGGAGGACAAGAAGGGGAAGAGCAGCACCCAAGAGAAGACCAAATCGCATTCAACGATCTAGTCGAAGATTACGACCTAGAGGATCACGAGCGATTGGAGCAACTAGGCGATTCTATTGTTAACATGTCTTCTCGGCTGCTAGCCTACCTCTCCTACCCAGATGTCAACGAAGGATCATTGACGAGACTGTCCAACTACCCAACGCAGAACAACTTCC
Coding sequences:
- a CDS encoding uncharacterized protein (related to Acid phosphatase precursor) produces the protein MKRSTLSSVLALFAAATATLAYEYPHVPADKTTPSQIRLSFKSLNAVSVAWNTYEKINKPCVAYGTSASNLNKRACSSTSETYPTSRTWFNNVILDNLAPSTTYFYSIDSSNSSTQSFKSARRPGDTSPFACNAVIDMGVYGLDGYTTTKKRDIPFIPPSLTHSTIDQLAQSVDLYDFVIHPGDFAYADDWFLRPQNLLNGKDAYAAITELFFNQLSSISSVKPYMAGPGNHEAACQEVLYYQGACPEGQYNFTDFSHRFAPNMPTTFVSQSKVSAAKASATLARSLALPPFWYSFDYGMVHFISIDTETDFPSAPDTPKLGAGPYGRANQQLDFLKADLASVDRKVTPWVVAMGHRPWYSTGGNDNICSECQAAFEDLFYQYGVDLFVAGHVHNLQRHQPIYKGTVDAANLNDPKAPWYIVAGAAGNIEGLEGFNTQPSYTVFADNVHNGYARLTFQDVNHLKVEMIHSTDGGVLDSAILYKKHADQFVRQPLPASTKKRSLLNSLFNIGGSSIRRDV